The sequence CCTATACAAAAAAACACCCTGAGCACAATCAGCGTGTTTTCAATCAATGTCTTTTATTCATGAAGCATACGCCTATAATGAAGGGAGACACGTTGCTTCGAGATATTCTCCAAGTAGTTCTCAGCTAATTCTGTCGCTTGTCTTGCTTCAGAAGAAACAAGTTCAATCCGCATCGCCATATCTCTTGTCAATTCTTTTTCCTTCTCCTCAAGGGCGTCAATAAACGCGCCGCTGCTTGCGCCTAAGCTGGCTCGCAGCGATTGGCCCAAAGCGGCTTGAATCACATAAAGCTGCTTAAGCGACAGCTCAAGCTGAAGTCGCTTCCACGCATAGCTTGGCGGTTCTTTAAATTGGTGTGTAATCACAACCGCTCCTGTATCATCAGGAATCATCACTCGTCCTCCTTCCTATTACCCCGAAAGTGTAAAAATTGCGGCAACGTTATGTTCTTCATCAAAAATATCTTCGATCCCTTCACGCATCTTTTCAAGGAAGGTGCGCTGCTTTTCCAATTGCTCCACCAAAGCTGCTTCCCATACTGGCCCTTCAGGCAATGTGATTCCGCCGATTTGGTCATGGACGACAATTCGTTCAATGCGGCTGCCCGCTGGCGCATGGCTTTTATTTAACAAGTGCTGATAGGCCTTAGGATTGCTTTCCATCTCGTTAAACGCATGGACGAGCGCCTTTTTTCGGTTTTCGACATCCTCTACGACCTCATGCTTATACAAGCGCACAAACGCTTGCACGTTTTCCTGTTGCTGCTCGACTATCGATAAGCCGTTGTAATACGCTTCGACAGTGGCACTTAAATTAACACGGATTTCCTCGCCTCCGTGTTGTGTGCTCACTATCATTTGGTTGTTGTAGTACGAAACCCCGTTTTCTTCATTCAGCGCGTTCAACAGTTCATGGATGCTGTGGCTATGGCCGATTTCACTCATAACTTCCTGCAATTCCTTTTCTAAAGCCTGCCAATGGCCATACAACTTTTCGCCATGTTCGATCAACAGCAGCAAAAAAGCCACGTCACTTCCTAATAATCCACTTCCTCCATCTTGCATTAAATACGGATATTCTTTATATACATCTTCAAGATGCTTATAATCATGAAGGGCTTGCAGCGATTCCGTCAATCCATTCAATTCTTTGACGATGATGTCTTTCGAAGCCTCATCAATGTAGCCAGCCTCGACCAAATACCCGAACACCTCTTCAGCCGAATCGTTTAAGCCTTGAACTGTCTCTATGATCGGTCCTACGTTCCGCTGGAATTGTTTAATATGGTCAAACTCTGTCAATGCCTTGCTTAACAAATCAAAGGCCTGTGGAATCTTCGCCCCTACTTGCCCTAGCGCATGGGAACGAGCCATTTCTCCCCGCATAAAGGCAGGATACTCTGACAAATCAATCGTTTCCGATTCCATCAATTGTTGAAAATCAGCCTGCAACTCGTTAAAATCATCAAACACCGTCCGCTTGAGGCCCGTCATTTCTTCCAACACACCGAGGGCACCATCCACCCCATTATCCACATACGCATCAGCCGCTGGCATAAAAATCGCTTGCCACTTAGCAATCTCCTTATCTGGCAGATTGGCAAAAAGCGGCGACAATCCTGTATAATTTTTGTTTGTTACGATCCCCTCTTTCGCTTCTTCCGGAACAGTCACAAACCCTCTCGTATTTTCCATCAACGCATAAAGAGGGTCATTGCTCGAACGGAGCTGATGGATAGAACTGGTGTCGATTTTTTCTTCTATGTACTCGACGGCGAACTGTTCGAGTTCATGAGGGGGGAGGGTGTAGATGGCGTTTTTGTCGGTTCTAGGTAGATTGAAGTTTTGATTAACTTTTTGTCTGAAATCGGTATCTGCAGTATAAAGTTGATACACATTAATTTGTGCACCATTTACTCCATAAACAGTGTTAAAATGGTTGTTTAATACTTGAGACGTCAAATTATTGTTGTTAGCAAGCGAGTGGCCTAACCCAATTATCGCTACGTCTTCATCAACAAGATTTAACTTCTCCTTGGCTTCCTTTAAAAAGATTTCAACGTCCATAGCTTGCGAAGCATCTTTTCCTTGGAACAGTCCGATCGCATTATACAGCCAATCACCAGAATCATTTGAGCCTTGTGAAACTACATACAATTGGCTAATTCCTATTTCCTCGTTTTCAAAATAAACGGCTGTACCGTCGTATTCAGATTTAACCCTATTGCTTTCATTTGAGGAATAAACTTTCATATCTGCTGGAAGCTCTTCTCCCATTTCTTCAATATAAATTCGCCGCACTTCTTTTTCAAATTCCTCTTTAGACATACCATTTTTCATTTTGTATTCCAACTGAGTAATGCGAAGCCAAACTTCGTCTTTTATTAATAGTTCGTCATTCGCCATCCGTCTCACCTCCATCGCCATGAGTTCCTGAAAACTGGATCGATTTCACCCAACGGAGCACATACTCTTCTTCTTCCGCTAAATCTATTTGACAACTTTCTGCTTCTTTATCCACACATGAAGCGATATAGAGAAATTGTATTCCTTGAGGCGCTTCTTGGGGTGACACTTTATAGCCCATGAAAATATAATTTTGATGGCCTTTAAATTCTTCTACTGTATTTCCATAGTACGTCCGTCCATGTTCATCTTCAATTTCTTTCCATTCTTCCTCATAACTCCAACGATTCCGTAAATTATCCAACAACCAGTCTGGCCTTTCAGCATACCCACTGTAATTGTATTGAAAATCAATCAAGTATCCCCGATTTTCCTCTTCACTTTCATAAGCAAAACTAATTTTTTCATAATGGTCTCCATCAATCCCAGATGCATTGTCCATAAACACGGCCTCTTCCGGAAACCATATCGTAAAGGCGCCAATTTTTGAGCGCATTAAATAATACCCATCCGCTACTGGCTCTGTCGACACCATCATTTCTCGGGAATACTCATTTTGAAACGCATCAATTTGCGGCAAGTCTGCCGGGTCCATTTCTGCTGGTGTTTTTTCTGGTTCTTCTTCTGGTGAGCTACCCATTTGGCCACATCCTCCTAACATGATGGCAATGACAACTGCCAGCAATGTCTTGCTTTTGTCCATTCTGCTCGACTCCTTAGGCCTCACTACCGCTTTTTTATCATTCTTAACATAAATATGAAAATAATGACACTGACATAAGACTTGTGAGGTTATACCTAGAGTTGTTACTTGAAAGCACTTAGAAAAGGGGAAATGCTTCTAGACTCTGCTCTCTTGTTGGTTGTCTTTTATTAATAGTTCGTCATTCGCCATCCGTCTCGCCTCCGTCGCCACGAGTACCTGAAAACTGAATTGACTTTACCCACTGGAGTATATAAGCTTCTTCCTCTGCCAAATCCATTTGACAACTTTCAGACTTTTCATCAACACAAGAAGAGATATAAAGAAATTCCATTGCTTGAGGCGCTTTTTGGGATGATACTTTGTAACCCATAAAAATATAGCTTTGATAACCTTCAATGTCCTCTATCGTATATCCATAGTATGTAAGACCATGTTCATCTTCCGTTTCTATCCATTCCTCTTCATAATCCCAGCGTCCTCTTAAATTATCTAAAAGCCGTTCTGGTTTTTTGGCATTTCCACCATAGTTATATTGAAAACCAACTAAATACCCTCTGTTTTCTTCTTCGCTTTCATAAGCAAATCTTAATTTTTCGTAGTGGTCCCCATCAATACCAGACGCATTGTCCATAAACACGGCCTCTTCCGGAAACCATATCGTAAAGGCGCCAATTTTTGAGCGCATTAAATAATACCCATCCGCTACTGGCTCTGTCGACACCATCATTTCTCGGGAATACTCATTTTGAAACGCATCAATTTGCGGCAAGTCTGCCGGGTCCATTTCTGCTGGTGTTTTTTCTGGTTCTTCTTCTGGTGAGCTACCCATTTGGCCACATCCTCCTAACATGATGGCAATGACAACTGCCAGCAATGCCTTGCTTTTGTCCACTTCGATCGACTCCTTAGGACTCACTACCGCTTTTTTATCATTCTTAACATAAATATGAAAATAACGACACTGATATAAGACTTGTGAGGTTTGAACTAGCTGAATGTTCTCAATGGAAATCACCTGTGTTAAACTTTTTTCACCGTGAATTTTCCGAATGATGAATAACAGGGGGAATTGTCTATGAGAGATAGAAGTTCGGTGGTCATAATAAAAGATGAGAAAGTCGTTTTAATTCAAAGAATTAGAGATGATGCTATGTATTATGTTTTCCCTGGTGGTGGAATAGAGCAAGGGGAAACACCAGAAGCCGGTGCCAAAAGAGAAGCATTGGAGGAGTTAGGAGTCGATGTAAAAATTAATGAGTGTATTTCCAAAATTGAAT is a genomic window of Shouchella clausii containing:
- a CDS encoding DUF6792 domain-containing protein; translated protein: MANDELLIKDEVWLRITQLEYKMKNGMSKEEFEKEVRRIYIEEMGEELPADMKVYSSNESNRVKSEYDGTAVYFENEEIGISQLYVVSQGSNDSGDWLYNAIGLFQGKDASQAMDVEIFLKEAKEKLNLVDEDVAIIGLGHSLANNNNLTSQVLNNHFNTVYGVNGAQINVYQLYTADTDFRQKVNQNFNLPRTDKNAIYTLPPHELEQFAVEYIEEKIDTSSIHQLRSSNDPLYALMENTRGFVTVPEEAKEGIVTNKNYTGLSPLFANLPDKEIAKWQAIFMPAADAYVDNGVDGALGVLEEMTGLKRTVFDDFNELQADFQQLMESETIDLSEYPAFMRGEMARSHALGQVGAKIPQAFDLLSKALTEFDHIKQFQRNVGPIIETVQGLNDSAEEVFGYLVEAGYIDEASKDIIVKELNGLTESLQALHDYKHLEDVYKEYPYLMQDGGSGLLGSDVAFLLLLIEHGEKLYGHWQALEKELQEVMSEIGHSHSIHELLNALNEENGVSYYNNQMIVSTQHGGEEIRVNLSATVEAYYNGLSIVEQQQENVQAFVRLYKHEVVEDVENRKKALVHAFNEMESNPKAYQHLLNKSHAPAGSRIERIVVHDQIGGITLPEGPVWEAALVEQLEKQRTFLEKMREGIEDIFDEEHNVAAIFTLSG
- a CDS encoding NUDIX hydrolase → MRDRSSVVIIKDEKVVLIQRIRDDAMYYVFPGGGIEQGETPEAGAKREALEELGVDVKINECISKIEFNGTQYFFLSEIISGTLGTGQGEEYMDKNRDSGTYLPMWVDIESLSLIDVRPSEVALKVQSLFN